The following nucleotide sequence is from Vibrio fluvialis.
TCTGGTACCGGATTTGGCGGTGACGGCCAAGCGCTGGCATGACCGGGATAAGTCGAGTTGGTGGCTGCTGCTCAATGTACCGTTGGTGATAGGCCGAATGACAGTGCCAATGGGAGAGGCCAGTATGACGACCACGCCCAATTTACTCGATACCGGTATCTCACTCGCGGCTCTGTTGTGTGGTAGTTGGATACTGATTGAATGTGGCTTTCTGGCCGGAAGCGACGGCGATAACCGTTTTGGTAAAGCGCCGGAATAAGGCGATTCAAATGATGAAAAAAGGAGGCATTCGCCTCCTTTTTATTTAGCGCCACGAATCCGATTTCGGGCGGAAGGGAATCACATCCGCGCTCGGTTTCTCCTCAATGATCTCACCATCAAGTGCGTCGCGAAATTTGGCCATTTGCAGACTGAGTTCTCGCATCAGGGTGACGTTCGCGTGGTCTGGATTCTTGCATTGGCTCAGAATCAGGTCGATATGACTTTGCTGCGCCCACAATCGATTCTGCATGCCATCGGATGCGGAAAGGATCATCTCCTGGCACATATCGCGTTTAAAACGGCTGAATGCTTCAGGATCCTGCTGCGCCAGCTCTACCAGTTCATCAAAGGATGGCAGGGTCTGGTTCGCTACGTTTGATTGAGGGGGGGACATAGTTCACTCCTCTGCAAGGTCGTACGTTGATTAAATTATCAACACTTCAAGCATAAGTGAGGAAATGTCCTAAAGGTGGAACGAATATCGTTGTTCTCAAAAATGAGACAAGGTCAGGCAGCAGCGATAAGGTAGGTGCAGCGGCGCTGGCCTTCGATGATGTGTTCGCTGCGCTCAATACGGTACTCTTCGCCCAACAGACGCTGGAAGATGTTGAGTTCCGACTGGCACAGATTCGGGCAGCGTTTAGCGGCTTTACAAATCGGGCAGTGGTT
It contains:
- a CDS encoding DUF3135 domain-containing protein; this translates as MSPPQSNVANQTLPSFDELVELAQQDPEAFSRFKRDMCQEMILSASDGMQNRLWAQQSHIDLILSQCKNPDHANVTLMRELSLQMAKFRDALDGEIIEEKPSADVIPFRPKSDSWR
- a CDS encoding DUF805 domain-containing protein; translated protein: MSYQTLLFSFQGRIGRQTYWIWNVCYYLAIVSVIVLLNRWLPGLAPYVLPMFMLLILVPDLAVTAKRWHDRDKSSWWLLLNVPLVIGRMTVPMGEASMTTTPNLLDTGISLAALLCGSWILIECGFLAGSDGDNRFGKAPE